In Mustela erminea isolate mMusErm1 chromosome 20, mMusErm1.Pri, whole genome shotgun sequence, the sequence GGGCCTTGGTAGCAGTCCGTCACGAGGAACTGCAGCTTTGGGGTGAAGTCTGTTTTCTGCATTAGGTTCCCTTGTAGCTGGTTCCTGAACCAGGAGGCTGGGCGGATGTACTTGGTGGCGAAGGGAGCAGAACGGCTGGAATGTTCCGAAGAGCCAGGATGAGCGGGCTCCTGCCCCCTGCCTGGGTCCTTTACTCTCCGTTGGTGTCCCTAGTTCCTGGGCATCCTGGGGAGAAGGATGGAGCTGAGGGTCTCCCGGGGCAGAGATTTTCATGGGCGGCCGAGCTGGCtggttgggggaggtgggactGAACTCTGGTTTCTCTGTGGGTCCGGGGGAGTTGGTAGGACTTGGataggggcggggaggggggcagtgggggcTGGAACGTGCAGGAGCCTTGCTGCCCGCACCCTGCTCCTCCTGTCTTTCATGGTGGACTTGGACAGGTCACTTTAGCTCTGTGCGGTCCCACTCTTCTTCGGGAGGGGCAGGGACACTATCTACGAGACCATACACGGGGCTCTGGTAAGCGGCAGCCGCTTCGTGAGCCATCAGTGGAGGGTATCATCAGCAGTTGTAGGAGAGCTGGGCCTTGGCATCTGCAGGTGCCTGTTGAACCCTGGTCTGGCTGTCTGACCTTGGTGGCTTGGCCTCCTCTGGACATCTcaccccacctctttttttttaagtaagctctatacctgacatgggccttgaactcatgactccaagatcaagagtcataggctcttctgactgagccagccaggcttctGACCCCCCTCTtcatcttcttctccccctccacctcttCTGTAATCCACCCTCCCACCACAGAGGGTCTGGAGGGTACATCCAGATCAGGGAGCGGGGACTAGGTTCTATTCCTCACCTCCCCCCTCCCAGTCccctcgcccccccaccccgcccgccgcccgccgcccgccaaGGGCAGGCAAGCCACTGTGTATCAGATCTCGGGGTGGCATCCTCCCTGCCACCCCATTGCCTCCACTGTAGGGGCAGGGAAACTGGGATGAGTGAGGTGCCTTTGGCCCAGAATTGGAGCCATATGACTGGTAGTCTGATTCTAAGACTCTGGCCCTCATTCTGAGCCCCAAGTCTCATCTGTGAAGAAAGGGTTGTGGCCCCCTTTTGAGCATTGACACTCCAGGGCACCAGGAGGAAACTGCATCCTGATGGAGGGGGTCCAGGGAGGACTTGGGGGTGCTGGCGGAGGAGAGGGCTTATCTGTGGACCCCCAGCTAAGGCTGATGTGGACTGCCTCTCTGTCAGGAGAGAAGGCCAAGGCCCAGGAAGGGGCAAGGGCAAGTGCAGGATCCTGCAGGCCTGGAATGGGACAGATGGGGTGGGCAGGGTAGGGGGGGGGGATGGCCAGGAAAGGTCTTGGTTGTCTCCAGCTCTCACAGATGTGTTCTCCGGGTTTCTGAGCAAAGTCCTTTCCACCTGGGGATGGGCATGGGTGCTTGGGCACCTCTTTGAGCCCCGGGTCCCCATCGATGGAATAAGGCTGCCCATAGTCCTTTTCCCCACTTCTCTAGAACAACGGGTGTGAGCTCTCTTGGCCCAGGCCTGGACCAGGTCACCCCAGGAGGGCCCCTCAGGAAGAAGCCAGGGCTGTGGCTTTGGGTGGGGCCGGTGGCCTCTTCTGGGAGCCCAGCATCTGGAAGCCATCAGGCCAGGGGCGGGGGAGTTGCAGGAGAGGGCCAGGAAAGGGGGAATGCCTCCTCTAGGCCACACACAGGCCCACCCCTCGGGAGCGGTGGCATTGGGCCCACAGGCCCCGCTGCTGTCTTTGCCTCCTGCCAATGCCTCTGGGCCCACAGCCTCTCCCCCTTCCACTGGCCGCCTTCTCTCTCACCCTGCTGGCTGCTGCCCCTGTAGGATGCAGTCACTTAATTTGCAGTAACATTGCCGACTGCATGCTGGGAGCTTTGCTTCGCTGGCACTGGGTGGGTCTGCCTCGGGGTTCGTGGGCTTGGGGGGAAGTGTCTCCAAGAGCGCTTGGTCTGATGCCCCTTCTTGGAGTGAGGGGTACCTGTCTCATTTTTGAAGTCTCAGCCCTGTCTGGGGCCAGGCTGCAGGAGGGATGTGCTCCCCAGTCCTCAGGAGGGCAGCGCTGAGGGAGGGTGGTCCAGGTGTGTAATAAGGAGCTCAGAAGTGTCCCAGGGACAGGTGTCTGCAGTTGGTCTTAGGGCCGTTGGTATCAGAATCACAGAGATTCTTGGTAGCCATTCAGGCTTCAGGGCCCCACCCACACATGCCGGCCAGACACTGGGGCTGGGACCTGGGGGCTTCTCAGAGTATACTACTCCATCACCCTCCTGGTCTGCGGTAAGTGTAGACAAATTCTGCACCGGGAGGGAATGATAGCTCTACTAGGGGCCCTCTGCAGAGGGATTGGAAAGACAGGGTCCCGCCAGAGCAGGGCACAGAGGGTACCTAGCCTGAGTCTGTCTCTGTCCTCCTCCGCAGCCTTGCCAACATTCCACTGACCCCTGAGACTCAGCGGGACCAGGAGCGGCGGATTCGGCGGGAGATCGCAAACAGCAACGAGCGGAGACGCATGCAGAGCATCAACGCGGGCTTCCAGTCCCTCAAGACCCTCATCCCCCACACAGATGGAGAGAAGCTCAGCAAGGTGGGCTAGGGCCtggaagcttcctggaggaaatggTGGGCTCCGGTGGGGAGAAGAAAGTGAGCCTTGGCAGAGGCTGCCTGCTAGGGTCCCTAACgcgtccctcccacccccaggcagcCATTCTCCAGCAGACGGCAGAGTACATCTTCTCCCTGGAGCAGGAGAAGACCAGGCTCCTGCAGCAAAACACACAGCTCAAGCGCTTTATCCAGGtagtgcccctccccccacccctatgGAGGCCCCGCTGCTGCCTCAGTGCCCTGCTGTCCTCCTGGCTCCCTTTCCCTTGTTTGGCCTGTCCTGGCTCCACCGTGGCCTTGGACTTCGATGGGGTTAAGGGCTGCATCTTTCCCACCAACTTGCCTACTTCAGGTGTTtgccttcctgggcctcagtttactcattggTCAAGTGCAGTGGGGTGGGCTCTGGAAAGCAAGTCcattctgcctccctgcctggcctTTGGCCATTTTTTGGCTTTGTAGAATGGGGCTCCTTAGTGCCGGTGCACCTGGGCCAGGCAGGCTTGGGGGTTATGAGGGGTCCTCTGACTTCGCTGCTGTTGGTGGTGCTGTTGGTAGTATGGGGGCACACTCACTGGCCCCTTGGGGTCCCCAGGAGTTGAGCGGCTCATCCCCCAAGCGGCGGCGGGCTGAGGACAAGGACGAGGGCATCGGGTCGCCGGACATTTGGGAAGACGAGAAGGCGGAGGACTTGCGCCGGGAGATGATCGAGCTGAGGCAGCAGCTGGACAAGGAGCGCTCGGTGCGCATGATGCTGGAGGAGCAGGTGAGGCTCCTGGGTTGAACAGGTATTTGCAGGAGCACCTGCCTTGTTCCGGACCTACGAGTGAGGGACCCAGTGGGGACCAAAGCAGACAGCTCACTTTCCTCAGGGTCACTGTCTGTATGGGTGGAGGAACCTTAGTCAGAGTCACACTGTAAAAACACAGCTGTGGTCCGTCTGGGgcgctcaggtcacgatgtcgtggtcttgggatccagccccatgtggtgctccctgctcagtggggagtctgcttgtccctctccttctgtaaccccctgccccccacttgtCTGGGCAGGCATTCACTCTTGCTCGCTCTCaagtaaatgacttttttttttaagattttatttatttatttggcagacagagatcacaagtaggcagagaggcaggcagagaagggggaagcaggcttcctgctgagcagagagcccaactcggggctcgatcccaggaccctgagaccatgacccgagctgaaggcagaggcttaatccactgagccacccaggtgcccctcaagtaaaTGACTTCTTAACAAAAGACAGTAAGATAAAAACACAGCTGTAATAAAAACCACATGCCAGCGGTGGGCACCAGAGAGGCGGACTTGGGCTGGTTGCAGAGCGGCTGCTCCATGGCCTCTCTGTGGAAGTGACTTTTGCTGAGGTTGGGAGGTCAAGTCTGGAAGTCAACCatgcagagaggggagaagggtgctCCGCCCGGAACAGCCTGGGCAGGGACCTGGTGGTAGGAGGAGAGTGCGGGCGAGAGGGCGGTCGGAGAGATGAGTCATGGCGAGCCCAGCAGGCTGAGCTGAGGACTTTGGTCTCTACCTTGAGGGTGGCCGAGCGCCATACGAGGGCTTGGCGGACGACAGAGCTTAGGGTGGCCCACCTCAGCGGTCCCAGGGCTGGTCtggcggtgggggggaggtgcCAGGGTGTGGTCCAAGCCCTGCCCTTGAACCTATTGCCCTGCCCCCAGGTGCGCTCGCTGGAGGCACACATGTATCCGGAAAAGCTCAAGGTGATCGCCCAGCAGGTGCAGCTGCAGCAGCAACAGGAGCAGGTGCGGCTGCTGCACCAGGAGAAACTAGAGCGGGAGCAGCAGCACCTGCGGACCCAGGTGAGCAGGAGGCGTCTGGGAGGGGCTCTCACCTGAGTATCCGTGGCCCTGGGCTTCGGTGGGGTGACTCAGGGCCTAAGGTGACTGGttcccaggtgccctgcaacATTAGGGCACTGAAGCCTTGTAGTGGCCTTTGGAGGCCTGAGCTCTTACTCTTCCGATTTTACTGATAGCAGAGTTGAGGCACAGAAAGTTTACATTGTATGCCCACTCGTGATCCTCAGGGACTTGGCCGTCTAAACCCAGTGTCTACACTCCTGACAACcagtgtgtttttctttaagatttatttacttttaaaagattttttatttactgattttagagagagcgagtgaAAGGGAGCacgagtgtggggaggggcagagggagagagactccgaAGCCGACTCCttgctgaccatggagcctgacGTTGGGCtcgatttcacgaccctgagatcgtgacctaaccTAAAATtaaagagtcggatgcttaaccgactgagccacccaggtgcccctcagccacGGGATTTATTAGATGTTGAAGTGCTTCCTTTGTGCTGGAGAGCGGGGTGAAGGGGGCACGGGATCTCGGATGGCTAGAAGTGTCTCTCTgaacctctttccttcctttttaaaataagagaggtGAAGCACAAACTGGCCGGCCCTCTGAGTGAAGGAGTTcaagggctggggtggctggCAGAGGCTCTCTCAGAGCAGATGGTTTTGAGG encodes:
- the TFAP4 gene encoding transcription factor AP-4 isoform X6, yielding MQSINAGFQSLKTLIPHTDGEKLSKAAILQQTAEYIFSLEQEKTRLLQQNTQLKRFIQELSGSSPKRRRAEDKDEGIGSPDIWEDEKAEDLRREMIELRQQLDKERSVRMMLEEQVRSLEAHMYPEKLKVIAQQVQLQQQQEQVRLLHQEKLEREQQHLRTQLLPPPAPTHHPTVIVPAPPPPSHHINVVTMGPSSVINSVSTSRQNLDTIVQAIQHIEGTQERQEQEEEQRRAVIVKPARSCPEAHASDTASDSEASDSDAMDQSREEPAGNGGLP
- the TFAP4 gene encoding transcription factor AP-4 isoform X3 yields the protein MEYFMVPTQKVPSLQHFRKTEKEVIGGLCSLANIPLTPETQRDQERRIRREIANSNERRRMQSINAGFQSLKTLIPHTDGEKLSKAAILQQTAEYIFSLEQEKTRLLQQNTQLKRFIQELSGSSPKRRRAEDKDEGIGSPDIWEDEKAEDLRREMIELRQQLDKERSVRMMLEEQVRSLEAHMYPEKLKVIAQQVQLQQQQEQVRLLHQEKLEREQQHLRTQLLPPPAPTHHPTVIVPAPPPPSHHINVVTMGPSSVINSVSTSRQNLDTIVQAIQHIEGTQERQEQEEEQRRAVIVKPARSCPEAHASDTASDSEASDSDAMDQSREEPAGNGGLP
- the TFAP4 gene encoding transcription factor AP-4 isoform X2; this encodes MERIQERARSEDAGATSLNETHGGVVPARTERGRSPRQGRMVDDSLANIPLTPETQRDQERRIRREIANSNERRRMQSINAGFQSLKTLIPHTDGEKLSKAAILQQTAEYIFSLEQEKTRLLQQNTQLKRFIQELSGSSPKRRRAEDKDEGIGSPDIWEDEKAEDLRREMIELRQQLDKERSVRMMLEEQVRSLEAHMYPEKLKVIAQQVQLQQQQEQVRLLHQEKLEREQQHLRTQLLPPPAPTHHPTVIVPAPPPPSHHINVVTMGPSSVINSVSTSRQNLDTIVQAIQHIEGTQERQEQEEEQRRAVIVKPARSCPEAHASDTASDSEASDSDAMDQSREEPAGNGGLP
- the TFAP4 gene encoding transcription factor AP-4 isoform X4, with product MPARHWGWDLGASQSILLHHPPGLRLANIPLTPETQRDQERRIRREIANSNERRRMQSINAGFQSLKTLIPHTDGEKLSKAAILQQTAEYIFSLEQEKTRLLQQNTQLKRFIQELSGSSPKRRRAEDKDEGIGSPDIWEDEKAEDLRREMIELRQQLDKERSVRMMLEEQVRSLEAHMYPEKLKVIAQQVQLQQQQEQVRLLHQEKLEREQQHLRTQLLPPPAPTHHPTVIVPAPPPPSHHINVVTMGPSSVINSVSTSRQNLDTIVQAIQHIEGTQERQEQEEEQRRAVIVKPARSCPEAHASDTASDSEASDSDAMDQSREEPAGNGGLP
- the TFAP4 gene encoding transcription factor AP-4 isoform X5, whose protein sequence is MVDDSLANIPLTPETQRDQERRIRREIANSNERRRMQSINAGFQSLKTLIPHTDGEKLSKAAILQQTAEYIFSLEQEKTRLLQQNTQLKRFIQELSGSSPKRRRAEDKDEGIGSPDIWEDEKAEDLRREMIELRQQLDKERSVRMMLEEQVRSLEAHMYPEKLKVIAQQVQLQQQQEQVRLLHQEKLEREQQHLRTQLLPPPAPTHHPTVIVPAPPPPSHHINVVTMGPSSVINSVSTSRQNLDTIVQAIQHIEGTQERQEQEEEQRRAVIVKPARSCPEAHASDTASDSEASDSDAMDQSREEPAGNGGLP